In Arthrobacter citreus, a single genomic region encodes these proteins:
- a CDS encoding DNA-dependent RNA polymerase auxiliary subunit epsilon family protein, which produces MIFKVYYQELPLEVPVREKTKTVYVEAESEREVRAKLLPFNYNIELVQALTGAHLEFEKQSESFKVLELA; this is translated from the coding sequence ATGATTTTTAAAGTATACTATCAGGAATTACCTTTAGAGGTACCTGTAAGAGAAAAAACTAAAACAGTTTATGTAGAAGCTGAAAGTGAAAGAGAAGTTCGTGCGAAATTATTACCTTTCAATTATAATATTGAGCTTGTTCAAGCTTTAACTGGTGCTCATCTTGAATTCGAAAAACAAAGTGAAAGCTTTAAAGTTCTGGAGCTAGCGTAA
- a CDS encoding DMT family transporter, giving the protein MKKLYTALFLLSIIWSTSFLFIKLLLNDIGPEAIVFYRCFFGAVTLLIIMLIKKVKIDFKNLPKMSLIIIISLFNHAIPWLFLSFSETHLQSNEAAILNAFTPIATLLIGYFFFSQRIKRMQGIGLFIGIIGLMIMMNINPSTIFSNNIIYSLLMLFVTFCYGLGSHLTKKYLQKIDVLTISFLTLAISGVFSFIYMCFVGKGTVKPFVNLEVFSGVFGLGVLCSGLAYLLFYYMVKEGSAEFATMVTYIVPVFASVWGFFFLDEPLTYKMVIGLLIVLLGVFITNSKKKSKISNSKANAAS; this is encoded by the coding sequence GTGAAAAAATTATACACAGCCTTGTTTTTATTAAGTATTATTTGGAGTACATCGTTTTTATTTATTAAACTCCTTTTAAATGACATTGGCCCTGAAGCAATAGTGTTTTATCGTTGTTTCTTTGGTGCGGTTACTTTATTAATCATTATGCTAATAAAAAAGGTGAAAATTGATTTTAAAAATTTACCGAAAATGAGTTTAATTATTATCATCTCATTATTTAATCACGCAATTCCGTGGTTATTTCTTTCTTTTAGTGAAACACATCTACAAAGTAATGAAGCTGCAATTTTAAATGCGTTTACTCCAATAGCTACTCTTCTAATCGGTTATTTTTTCTTTTCTCAAAGGATTAAAAGGATGCAAGGGATCGGGCTTTTTATTGGGATTATCGGACTTATGATTATGATGAATATTAACCCATCAACAATTTTCTCCAATAATATAATTTATTCATTATTAATGTTATTTGTTACATTTTGTTATGGGCTTGGTTCACATTTAACGAAAAAGTATTTACAAAAAATTGATGTTTTAACAATTTCGTTTTTAACGCTTGCTATATCTGGTGTTTTCAGTTTTATTTATATGTGTTTTGTAGGAAAGGGAACGGTAAAACCTTTTGTAAATTTAGAAGTTTTTAGTGGTGTATTTGGACTTGGTGTTTTATGTTCGGGGTTGGCATATTTACTATTTTATTATATGGTTAAAGAAGGTAGTGCAGAATTTGCAACTATGGTTACTTATATAGTTCCTGTTTTTGCTTCAGTTTGGGGATTTTTCTTTTTAGACGAACCTTTAACATATAAAATGGTTATCGGATTATTAATCGTACTACTAGGTGTATTTATTACAAATAGCAAGAAGAAGTCAAAAATTAGTAACTCAAAAGCAAATGCAGCATCTTAG
- a CDS encoding Cof-type HAD-IIB family hydrolase, whose protein sequence is MTKPIVFFDIDGTILNHDKEIPESTKKAISELQNKDIHVGIATGRAPFMFKEIREELNINTFVSLNGQYAEFEGERIHSHALNEEQLHLFTQKAKELDIPLIYLNNETMRASTDTNLHIKEAMATIKMVHPEIQHDFYQNREIYQVLLFCEEHKESLLTDGFNQFNFIRWHDYSSDVLPIGGSKANGILQMVNHLGFDMQNVFAFGDGLNDLEMIEKVGTGIAMGNAVEPLKKLANHITTNVDEDGILNGLKWAGLL, encoded by the coding sequence ATGACTAAACCAATTGTTTTTTTCGATATAGATGGAACGATATTAAATCATGATAAAGAAATTCCAGAAAGTACAAAGAAAGCTATTTCAGAACTACAAAATAAAGATATTCATGTTGGGATCGCAACTGGTCGTGCACCATTTATGTTTAAAGAAATTCGTGAAGAATTAAACATAAATACTTTTGTTAGTTTAAATGGACAATATGCTGAATTTGAAGGTGAAAGAATTCACAGCCATGCATTAAATGAAGAACAACTTCATCTATTTACTCAAAAAGCAAAAGAGCTTGATATTCCGCTTATTTATTTAAACAATGAGACGATGAGAGCATCGACAGATACAAATCTCCATATTAAAGAGGCGATGGCTACAATTAAAATGGTTCATCCTGAAATACAACATGATTTTTATCAAAATCGTGAAATTTATCAAGTGTTATTATTTTGCGAAGAGCATAAAGAGTCTTTATTAACAGATGGTTTTAATCAGTTTAATTTCATTCGTTGGCATGATTACTCATCAGATGTCTTACCAATCGGGGGATCAAAAGCAAATGGAATTTTACAAATGGTAAATCATCTAGGGTTTGATATGCAAAATGTATTTGCATTTGGTGATGGATTAAACGACTTAGAAATGATTGAAAAGGTCGGTACTGGTATTGCTATGGGGAACGCAGTAGAACCTCTTAAAAAGCTAGCAAATCATATTACAACGAATGTTGATGAAGATGGTATTTTAAACGGTTTAAAATGGG